One Zeugodacus cucurbitae isolate PBARC_wt_2022May chromosome 3, idZeuCucr1.2, whole genome shotgun sequence genomic region harbors:
- the LOC128919728 gene encoding C-type lectin 37Db-like translates to MKQTVILTAILAALTQYASADEIKDSNPVEGEGVLAPKIESRINEKFSPVEGDRFIVSLSRMNWFAALVFCTEQNAKPLSLEFGKDDIIKKQFIEFIKLYHLQSRSYWLNGNRLEDDVTFRWGLGGMPLSHTDWDKNQPDNAGGTQRCMRLFETMMWDDDDCFVINYAACQKY, encoded by the exons ATGAAGCAAACAGTCATATTAACTGCGATTCTCGCCGCACTGACACAATATGCCAGTGCAGACGAAATAAAGGACTCGAATCCTGTCGAAGGTGAAGGTGTACTAGCACCGAAAATCGAAAGCCGCATTAATGAAAAAT TTTCCCCAGTCGAAGGCGATCGTTTTATAGTCAGCTTATCGAGA ATGAATTGGTTTGCTGCCCTGGTTTTTTGTACCGAACAAAATGCGAAACCTCTCTCATTGGAATTCGGGAAAGACGACATTATAAAGAAAcagtttattgaatttattaaattatacc ATCTTCAATCTCGTAGCTACTGGCTAAACGGTAATCGGCTAGAAGATGATGTAACCTTCCGTTGGGGGTTGGGTGGAATGCCACTATCACATACCGATTGGGATAAAAATCAACCTGACAACGCAGGAGGAACACAACGTTGCATGAGATTGTTTGAGACTATGATGTGGGATGATGACGACtgttttgttataaattatGCTGCATGTCAAAAGTATTAA
- the LOC105210877 gene encoding C-type lectin 37Db isoform X1, translating into MKQAVVLIAILAVLSHYVSADEINDSNPDEGEDVVAMKIESSITPRLGQLEGDRFIISLWPMNWFAAYGFCSQQNATLLSLELGPYDFKKQFFRDFNNMYHLQYRGYWLSGNRLEDDVTFRWGLGGVPVSYTDWNPGQPDNARGTQRCMRLFSFMTWDDEDCVANFYAACQKY; encoded by the exons ATGAAGCAAGCAGTTGTTTTAATCGCGATTCTCGCTGTCCTGTCACACTACGTCAGTGCAGACGAAATAAACGATTCGAATCCTGATGAAGGTGAAGATGTAGTCGCAATGAAAATCGAAAGTAGCATAACTCCAAGAC TTGGGCAACTCGAGGGCGACCGCTTTATAATCAGTTTATGGCCA ATGAATTGGTTCGCTGCTTATGGTTTTTGTAGTCAACAGAATGCGACACTTCTATCATTGGAGTTGGGGCCATATGATTTTAAAAAGCAATTCTTTAGAGATTTTAATAACATGTATC ATCTCCAATATCGCGGATACTGGCTAAGCGGCAATCGGCTAGAAGATGATGTAACCTTCCGTTGGGGTCTGGGTGGTGTGCCAGTATCCTATACCGATTGGAATCCCGGTCAGCCTGACAACGCAAGAGGAACACAACGTTGCatgagattattttcatttatgacaTGGGATGATGAAGACTGTGTTGCCAACTTTTATGCTGCATGTCAAAAGTATTAA
- the LOC105210878 gene encoding C-type lectin 37Db gives MKQAVILIAFLAALAQHVRAVELNVSKPVEGEDVLAKKIESRINGRIAPVDGERFIVSLSRMNWFAAYGFCSQQNAKLLSLELGKDDIKKQQFTDFINLYHIQIRNYWLSGNRLEDDITFRWGLGGLPLSYTDWAKNEPDNFGGQQRCMRLYTDMTWDDDGCVSINYAACQKY, from the exons atgaaGCAAGCAGTCATATTAATCGCGTTTCTCGCTGCTCTGGCACAACATGTCAGAGCTGTCGAATTGAACGTTTCGAAACCTGTCGAAGGTGAAGATGTCCTCGCAAAGAAAATCGAAAGTCGCATTAATGGCAGAA TTGCCCCAGTCGATGGTGAGCGTTTTATAGTCAGCTTATCGAGA ATGAATTGGTTCGCTGCTTACGGGTTTTGTAGCCAACAGAATGCGAAACTTCTATCATTGGAATTAGGGAAAGACGACATTAAAAAGCAACAGTTTACTGATTTTATTAACTTGTACC atatccAAATTCGTAACTACTGGCTAAGCGGTAATCGGCTAGAAGATGATATAACCTTCCGTTGGGGGCTGGGTGGTCTACCACTATCCTACACCGATTGGGCTAAAAATGAGCCTGACAATTTCGGAGGACAACAGCGTTGCATGAGATTATATACAGATATGACTTGGGATGATGATGGCTGTGTCTCTATAAATTATGCTGCGTGTCAAAAGTATTAA
- the LOC105210880 gene encoding dnaJ protein homolog 1 isoform X2: protein MGKDYYKTLGIPKTATDEEIKKAYRKLALRYHPDKNKAANAEEKFKEVAEAYEVLSDKSKREVYDKYGEEGLKSGGTRNGHTGNNTFTYQFHGDPRATFAQFFGSSNPFASFFDMGDNLFDKNVFDLDTEHDFFSSPFGGLGSRHGLGSGFRSHSFNVHTPFKKEKQQDPPVEHDLYVTLDEIYKGCVKKMKISRRVVQADGSSRKEDKYVSISIKPGWKSGTKVTFQKEGDQAPGKIPADIVFIIRDKPHAMFKREGSDLRYTARLTLKQALCGVIFQVPTMSGDRLRISTVMEIIKPNTVKRIQGYGLPFPKDPSRKGDLLVAFDIQFPEKLTVEQKELLKDLLS from the exons atgggtaaagattattataaaacattGGGTATACCGAAAACTGCCACCGATGAGGAAATCAAGAAGGCCTACAGAAAATTAGCGTTACGCTATCATCCGGACAAAAATAAAGCCGCTAATGCAGAGGAGAAATTCAAGGAGGTCGCCGAGGCGTACGAAGTGCTCTCCGACAAGAGTAAACGTGAAGTGTACGATAAATATGGCGAAGAGGGTCTAAAGAGTGGAG GCACTCGTAATGGCCACACCGGCAATAATACCTTCACATATCAGTTCCATGGTGATCCACGGGCGACCTTCGCACAATTCTTCGGCTCGAGCAATCCCTTCGCGTCGTTCTTCGATATGGGCGATAATCTATTCGATAAGAATGTGTTCGATTTAGATACCGAACATGATTTCTTCTCATCGCCATTTGGTGGTTTGGGTTCGAGGCATGGACTCGGCAGTGGGTTCAG ATCGCATTCGTTCAATGTGCATACACCATTCAAAAAGGAGAAACAACAAGATCCACCCGTCGAACATGATCTCTACGTAACGTTGGATGAAATCTACAAAGGTTGTGTGAAAAAGATGAAAATCTCACGAAGAGTTGTACAAGCGGACGGTTCGTCCCGGAAGGAGGACAAATATGTGAGCATATCGATTAAACCGGGCTGGAAATCCGGTACGAAGGTGACATTTCAAAAGGAAGGCGATCAAGCACCCGGCAAGATACCAGCGGATATTGTATTCATCATTAGGGATAAACCACATGCGATGTTTAAGCGGGAAGGTAGCGATTTGCGATACACGGCGCGTCTAACGCTCAAGCAG GCTCTCTGCGGTGTGATCTTCCAAGTTCCTACAATGTCCGGTGATCGCTTGCGCATCAGCACCGTTATGGAGATTATCAAACCGAATACGGTGAAACGTATACAAGGTTACGGTTTGCCCTTCCCCAAGGATCCGTCGCGAAAGGGTGACCTCTTGGTCGCGTTCGATATACAATTCCCCGAAAAATTGACTGTCGAACAAAAGGAATTGCTCAAGGATTTGTTGTCATGA
- the LOC105210880 gene encoding dnaJ protein homolog 1 isoform X1 — MGKDYYKTLGIPKTATDEEIKKAYRKLALRYHPDKNKAANAEEKFKEVAEAYEVLSDKSKREVYDKYGEEGLKSGGTRNGHTGNNTFTYQFHGDPRATFAQFFGSSNPFASFFDMGDNLFDKNVFDLDTEHDFFSSPFGGLGSRHGLGSGFRPSFRSHSFNVHTPFKKEKQQDPPVEHDLYVTLDEIYKGCVKKMKISRRVVQADGSSRKEDKYVSISIKPGWKSGTKVTFQKEGDQAPGKIPADIVFIIRDKPHAMFKREGSDLRYTARLTLKQALCGVIFQVPTMSGDRLRISTVMEIIKPNTVKRIQGYGLPFPKDPSRKGDLLVAFDIQFPEKLTVEQKELLKDLLS, encoded by the exons atgggtaaagattattataaaacattGGGTATACCGAAAACTGCCACCGATGAGGAAATCAAGAAGGCCTACAGAAAATTAGCGTTACGCTATCATCCGGACAAAAATAAAGCCGCTAATGCAGAGGAGAAATTCAAGGAGGTCGCCGAGGCGTACGAAGTGCTCTCCGACAAGAGTAAACGTGAAGTGTACGATAAATATGGCGAAGAGGGTCTAAAGAGTGGAG GCACTCGTAATGGCCACACCGGCAATAATACCTTCACATATCAGTTCCATGGTGATCCACGGGCGACCTTCGCACAATTCTTCGGCTCGAGCAATCCCTTCGCGTCGTTCTTCGATATGGGCGATAATCTATTCGATAAGAATGTGTTCGATTTAGATACCGAACATGATTTCTTCTCATCGCCATTTGGTGGTTTGGGTTCGAGGCATGGACTCGGCAGTGGGTTCAG ACCTTCATTTAGATCGCATTCGTTCAATGTGCATACACCATTCAAAAAGGAGAAACAACAAGATCCACCCGTCGAACATGATCTCTACGTAACGTTGGATGAAATCTACAAAGGTTGTGTGAAAAAGATGAAAATCTCACGAAGAGTTGTACAAGCGGACGGTTCGTCCCGGAAGGAGGACAAATATGTGAGCATATCGATTAAACCGGGCTGGAAATCCGGTACGAAGGTGACATTTCAAAAGGAAGGCGATCAAGCACCCGGCAAGATACCAGCGGATATTGTATTCATCATTAGGGATAAACCACATGCGATGTTTAAGCGGGAAGGTAGCGATTTGCGATACACGGCGCGTCTAACGCTCAAGCAG GCTCTCTGCGGTGTGATCTTCCAAGTTCCTACAATGTCCGGTGATCGCTTGCGCATCAGCACCGTTATGGAGATTATCAAACCGAATACGGTGAAACGTATACAAGGTTACGGTTTGCCCTTCCCCAAGGATCCGTCGCGAAAGGGTGACCTCTTGGTCGCGTTCGATATACAATTCCCCGAAAAATTGACTGTCGAACAAAAGGAATTGCTCAAGGATTTGTTGTCATGA